A single window of Oncorhynchus clarkii lewisi isolate Uvic-CL-2024 unplaced genomic scaffold, UVic_Ocla_1.0 unplaced_contig_3447_pilon_pilon, whole genome shotgun sequence DNA harbors:
- the LOC139400205 gene encoding cell surface glycoprotein 1-like has product MPQSMTQGRTHIPEEKPRPRGEATPQRRTSPRGEATPQRRSHAPEENQSQRRSHASEEKPRPRGEPVPEEKPRLRGEATPQRRTSPRGEATPQRRSHAPEENQSQRRSHASEEKPRPRGEPVPEEKPRLRGEATPQRRTSPRGEATPQRRSHAPEENQTQRRTRPRRRSHAPEENQSQRRSHASEEKPRPRGEPVPEEKPRLRGEATPQRRTSPRGEPDPGGEAMPQRRTSPRGEATPQRRSHAPEENQSQRRSHASEEKPRPRGEPDPEENQTPEEKPCPRGEPVPEEKPRLRGEATPERRTSPRGEATPQRRSHAPEENQSQRRTRPRRRSHAPEENQSQRRSHASEEKPRPRGEPVPEEKPRLRGEATPQRRTSPRGETTPQRRTSPRGEATPQRRSHAPEENQTQRRSHAPEENQSQRRSHVPEENQTQRRNHTPEENQSQRRSHASEEKPRPRGEPDPEEKPRPRGEPDPEEKPRPRGEPDPEEKPRPRGEPDPEEKPHPGGEATPQRRTRPRREATPHRRTRPRGEATPRRRCHTPEENQTQRRTHSPEENPRPRGEPTPQRRTHSPEENPHPRGELTPQRRTRPRREATPQRRTRPRGEATPRRRCHAPEENQTQRRTHSPEENPRPRGEPTPQRRTHALEENSLPRGEPSP; this is encoded by the coding sequence ATGCCGCAGTCCATGACGCAAGGCAGAACACATATCCCAGAGGAGAAGCCACGCCCCAGAGGAGAAGCCACACCCCAGAGGAGAACCAGTCCCAGAGGAGAAGCCACGCCTCAGAGGAGAAGCCACGCCCCAGAGGAGAACCAGTCCCAGAGGAGAAGCCACGCCTCAGAGGAGAAGCCACGCCCCAGAGGAGAACCAGTCCCAGAGGAGAAGCCACGCCTCAGAGGAGAAGCCACGCCCCAGAGGAGAACCAGTCCCAGAGGAGAAGCCACGCCTCAGAGGAGAAGCCACGCCCCAGAGGAGAACCAGTCCCAGAGGAGAAGCCACGCCTCAGAGGAGAAGCCACGCCCCAGAGGAGAACCAGTCCCAGAGGAGAAGCCACGCCTCAGAGGAGAAGCCACGCCCCAGAGGAGAACCAGTCCCAGAGGAGAAGCCACGCCTCAGAGGAGAAGCCACGCCCCAGaggagaaccagacccagagGAGAACCAGACCCCGGAGGAGAAGCCATGCCCCAGAGGAGAACCAGTCCCAGAGGAGAAGCCACGCCTCAGAGGAGAAGCCACGCCCCAGAGGAGAACCAGTCCCAGAGGAGAAGCCACGCCTCAGAGGAGAAGCCACGCCCCAGAGGAGAACCAGTCCCAGAGGAGAACCAGACCCCGGAGGAGAAGCCATGCCCCAGAGGAGAACCAGTCCCAGAGGAGAAGCCACGCCTCAGAGGAGAAGCCACGCCCCAGAGGAGAACCAGTCCCAGAGGAGAAGCCACGCCTCAGAGGAGAAGCCACGCCCCAGaggagaaccagacccagagGAGAACCAGACCCCGGAGGAGAAGCCATGCCCCAGAGGAGAACCAGTCCCAGAGGAGAAGCCACGCCTCAGAGGAGAAGCCACGCCCGAGAGGAGAACCAGTCCCAGAGGAGAAGCCACGCCTCAGAGGAGAAGCCACGCCCCAGAGGAGAACCAGTCCCAGAGGAGAACCAGACCCCGGAGGAGAAGCCATGCCCCAGAGGAGAACCAGTCCCAGAGGAGAAGCCACGCCTCAGAGGAGAAGCCACGCCCCAGAGGAGAACCAGTCCCAGAGGAGAAGCCACGCCTCAGAGGAGAAGCCACGCCCCAGAGGAGAACCAGTCCCAGAGGAGAAACCACACCCCAGAGGAGAACCAGTCCCAGAGGAGAAGCCACGCCTCAGAGGAGAAGCCACGCCCCAGaggagaaccagacccagagGAGAAGCCACGCCCCAGAGGAGAACCAGTCCCAGAGGAGAAGCCACGTCCCAGaggagaaccagacccagagGAGAAACCACACCCCAGAGGAGAACCAGTCCCAGAGGAGAAGCCACGCCTCAGAGGAGAAGCCACGCCCCAGaggagaaccagacccagaggagaagccacgccccagaggagaaccagacccagaggagaagccacgccccagaggagaaccagacccagaggagaagccacgccccagaggagaaccagacccagagGAGAAACCACACCCCGGAGGAGAAGCCACGCCCCAGaggagaaccagacccagaagaGAAGCCACGCCCCATaggagaaccagacccagagGAGAAGCCACACCCCGGAGGAGATGTCACACCCCGGaggagaaccagacccagagGAGAACCCACTCCCCAGAGGAGAACCCTCGCCCCAGAGGAGAACCCACTCCCCAGAGGAGAACCCACTCCCCAGAGGAGAACCCACACCCTAGAGGAGAACTCACTCCCCAGaggagaaccagacccagaagaGAAGCCACGCCCCAGaggagaaccagacccagagGAGAAGCCACACCCCGGAGGAGATGTCACGCCCCGGaggagaaccagacccagagGAGAACCCACTCCCCAGAGGAGAACCCTCGCCCCAGAGGAGAACCCACTCCCCAGAGGAGAACCCACGCCCTAGAGGAGAACTCACTCCCCAGAGGAGAACCCTCGCCCTAG
- the LOC139400206 gene encoding C-type natriuretic peptide 4-like — MNISHLVACGLMITLLSLRTGAKPLTPAQQKSLRSLLGEELSEFMASDEREQRMEKVRSRVRLLRDLRMDTRAKAMWARLLNDQPSARRHKSNTKKGSAARSGCFGHKMDRIGTISGMGC; from the exons ATGAACATCTCACATTTGGTGGCATGTGGACTTATGATCACCCTGCTTTCACTGCGGACAGGGGCGAAGCCTCTGACACCGGCGCAACAGAAG TCTCTCAGAAGTTTGCTGGGGGAGGAACTGTCGGAGTTCATGGCGTCGgacgagagagagcagaggatggAAAAAGTGCGCTCCCGGGTACGCTTGCTGCGAGACCTGCGCATGGACACTCGCGCCAAGGCCATGTGGGCGCGACTGCTGAACGACCAGCCCAGCGCACGGAGACACAAATCAAACACCAAGAAAGGGTCCGCGGCCCGGAGCGGCTGCTTCGGACACAAAATGGACAGGATAGGCACCATTAGCGGCATGGGCTGTTAG